The DNA window GCCGGGTGCTCGTGCTCGAACATGCGCTGCGGCATCAGGCCGGTGATCCACGACGGGTTCATCGGGTAGATCCCCGGCATGAAGACCGTCGAGTACATGTGCCAGATCAGGATGGCCAGGAAGGCCAGCCAGGCCTCGTAGTAGTGGATCACCAGGATGACGTCCATCGAGCCCTTGGGGAACCAGTGCGTGACGGTGTTGTCGAACCACAGCGCGAAGCCGGTCAGCGCCATCACGACCGTGCCCCAGATCAGGGCCCAGTACTCGGCCTTCTCCACGTAGGTGAAGCGGCCGAACTGCGGCGTCTCCTTGCTGAGACCCAGGTTGTACTTCGTGCGCTGCAGCAGCTGCTTCGCGTCTTCCCAGTTGGGCATCATGCCGCGCAGGAACTCGCGGCCGCGCGGCGTCAGCAGGTAGAAGGCGTGGTAGATGGCGCCGAGGATCATCACCACGGCGGCGCCGCGGTGGATGTAGCCGCGCACGGCGTAGCCGCCCTCGCGGCCGAAGAGCAGCGAGCTCCACCACGAGTCGTAGAACCGCAGCGAGAAGCCGGTGATCACCAGCACGGTGAAGGAGACGGCCAGCACCGTGTGCTGGAACACCTCGTTGGGATCCATGCGGCGGACCTGGGGCTTCTCGTGGATCACGCGGTAGATCTGGCGGACCAGGTCGATCAGCCAGTGCAGCGTCATGCCGCCGATCACCAGCGCGATCAGCGTGATGTAGATGACCTGGATGATGTGGGCCAGGCCCGACCGGTGGCCGGTGGCGGACTCGTGGATCGACTGGTTGGCGACGTCGGCGGTGATCCCGGCGTGGCAGTGGCCGCAGGTCTTCTGCAGGTTGGCCTGGTTGACCGACGAGCGCGGGTCGGCCGAGGGCAGGATCAGGTGGGCGCCGTGGCAGGAGGCGCAGTTGGCCACCAGCTTGTCGCCGGCCTTGCTCTTCAGCCCGTGGTAGGAGTCCACGAACGACTGCAGGCGCCCGGTCGGCAGGTCGTACTTCTCGTTCAGGGTCGCCGACTCGTGGCAGGGCGTGCAGGTCGCCTCGGCCATGCGGTTGGGGCTGACCGGCGAGCGGGGGTCGTCGGTGGGCAGGATGCCGTGCTCGCCGTGGCAGGTGGTGCAGACCGGCGTGTCGACTTCGCCGCGGGCGGTGATCTGGCCGTGGATGCCTTCCCAGTAGTCCTGCGAGATGGCGCCGTGGCACTTGCCGCAGGTGGTCGGGATGTTGAAGTGGGCGATGGTCGAGCGCATGTCGCTCGGCGGCAGGATCATGTGGGCGGTGCCGCCGGTGCTGTGGCAGTCGTTGCAGCTCGCCGCCTGGTGGACGCCGCCGGCCGTCGCGCGGCCGTGCACGCTCTGGCTGTAGACGCGGATCGGGTGCTTGAACTTGATGTTGATCTCGGCGACGAGGGTCGAATCCTCGTGGCAGTTGCCGCAGGTCGTCGGCAGGTTCATCGGGTTGGTCAGGGCGTGCCGGTCGGACGAGGGCAGGATGTCGTGCGTGCCGTGGCAGTCCTTGCAGAACGGGATGTAGGGCGACTTGCCGACCACGCCGCGGCCGTGGACCTGGTAGGTGGCGGCCTCGTCGCTGTGGCAGCTGCCGCAGTCGACCGGCAACAACGTGTCGTGGGGCAGTTCGGTGATGCCGGCGTGGCAGTCCGTGCACTCGAGGCCCTCGTGGACGCTGCCGGTCATGGATTCGGCGGTGACCTCGGCGGGGTCGCCGCCGGAGCCGGTATGGCAGTCGGCGCAGTCGGTCGCCGTGAAGGCCAAGGCCGGACCGGCCGTAACGAGCAGGCACGCCAGCGTCAGGAGTACCGCAAAGGGGAGGATCGGGCATCGCTTCATGTGGGAACCGTCCTGTTGTGACTATATCAACTGCGGACGATCAAATAGAGGAACCCGGGGGGCGGAAAATC is part of the bacterium genome and encodes:
- a CDS encoding cytochrome b/b6 domain-containing protein; its protein translation is MKRCPILPFAVLLTLACLLVTAGPALAFTATDCADCHTGSGGDPAEVTAESMTGSVHEGLECTDCHAGITELPHDTLLPVDCGSCHSDEAATYQVHGRGVVGKSPYIPFCKDCHGTHDILPSSDRHALTNPMNLPTTCGNCHEDSTLVAEINIKFKHPIRVYSQSVHGRATAGGVHQAASCNDCHSTGGTAHMILPPSDMRSTIAHFNIPTTCGKCHGAISQDYWEGIHGQITARGEVDTPVCTTCHGEHGILPTDDPRSPVSPNRMAEATCTPCHESATLNEKYDLPTGRLQSFVDSYHGLKSKAGDKLVANCASCHGAHLILPSADPRSSVNQANLQKTCGHCHAGITADVANQSIHESATGHRSGLAHIIQVIYITLIALVIGGMTLHWLIDLVRQIYRVIHEKPQVRRMDPNEVFQHTVLAVSFTVLVITGFSLRFYDSWWSSLLFGREGGYAVRGYIHRGAAVVMILGAIYHAFYLLTPRGREFLRGMMPNWEDAKQLLQRTKYNLGLSKETPQFGRFTYVEKAEYWALIWGTVVMALTGFALWFDNTVTHWFPKGSMDVILVIHYYEAWLAFLAILIWHMYSTVFMPGIYPMNPSWITGLMPQRMFEHEHPA